One stretch of Deltaproteobacteria bacterium DNA includes these proteins:
- the glmU gene encoding bifunctional UDP-N-acetylglucosamine diphosphorylase/glucosamine-1-phosphate N-acetyltransferase GlmU, whose protein sequence is MPEIIAVILAGGKGQRMGSVLPKVLHPVCGRPMIEYPITAVTSAGAGKICIVTSKEKSNPVAQYLKNKPKVKLAYQSAPLGTAHAVQSATLHFKNFKGYVFILYGDAPLIRAETLKKFFAEVKKSDATLGFITADLENPTGYGRVFRQMGQVTRVVEEKELTSEEKQIKESNVGFYCVKADWLFKILKEFKPHPVTKEYYLTDIIEFAVNEGKKIVGFKGEDGSEFFGANDRNQLSSIEELMRKRFTHQWMASGVTFVDPKQVYLDADVTFGTETIVHPQVYLRGKTRIGKNCIIECGAVLTDMVVGDHVHINPYCVLESSTLEKDVQVGPFARIRPDSHVGAGARIGNFVELKKTRLGSKAKANHLTYLGDAHVGAETNVGCGTITCNYDGAKKHPTKIGKKVFVGSDVQFIAPVTVGDGAFIAAGSTITENVPSKSLAIARGRQVNKKNWIRKRTMDHGLGTIDRKHKKKGR, encoded by the coding sequence ATGCCTGAAATTATTGCGGTTATTTTGGCTGGCGGGAAGGGTCAACGGATGGGCTCGGTGCTTCCAAAAGTTTTGCACCCGGTTTGTGGTCGTCCCATGATTGAATATCCCATCACTGCGGTTACTTCTGCCGGAGCAGGAAAAATTTGCATTGTCACTTCAAAAGAAAAATCAAATCCGGTTGCACAATATCTAAAAAACAAACCGAAAGTCAAACTTGCCTACCAATCTGCTCCGTTGGGAACAGCGCACGCGGTGCAATCGGCCACTTTGCATTTCAAAAATTTTAAAGGGTATGTTTTTATTTTATATGGCGACGCTCCTTTAATTCGGGCTGAAACATTAAAGAAATTTTTTGCGGAGGTTAAAAAAAGTGATGCCACATTGGGTTTTATTACTGCTGATTTAGAAAACCCGACCGGTTATGGGAGGGTTTTTCGTCAAATGGGGCAAGTGACACGCGTCGTGGAAGAAAAAGAATTAACCTCCGAAGAAAAACAGATCAAAGAATCGAATGTTGGTTTTTATTGTGTGAAGGCGGATTGGCTCTTTAAAATTTTAAAAGAATTTAAACCCCATCCCGTTACAAAGGAATATTATTTAACCGACATCATTGAATTCGCGGTAAACGAAGGAAAAAAAATTGTGGGATTTAAGGGAGAAGATGGGTCAGAATTTTTCGGGGCGAATGATCGAAACCAATTAAGTTCTATTGAAGAGTTGATGCGCAAACGCTTTACCCATCAATGGATGGCGAGTGGTGTCACTTTTGTCGATCCCAAACAAGTTTATCTCGATGCCGATGTTACTTTTGGCACTGAAACAATCGTCCACCCGCAAGTTTATCTGCGCGGGAAAACACGCATCGGAAAAAATTGCATCATCGAATGCGGTGCGGTGCTCACAGATATGGTGGTTGGGGATCATGTGCACATCAATCCGTATTGTGTTTTGGAGTCGAGCACTCTTGAAAAGGATGTTCAAGTTGGTCCTTTTGCCAGAATTCGTCCCGATTCTCATGTTGGTGCGGGGGCGCGGATCGGCAATTTTGTGGAACTGAAAAAAACGCGGCTGGGTTCCAAAGCAAAGGCGAATCATCTGACCTATCTGGGAGATGCGCATGTGGGTGCCGAAACCAATGTGGGGTGCGGAACGATTACCTGCAATTATGATGGTGCAAAAAAACACCCGACAAAAATCGGAAAAAAAGTTTTTGTGGGAAGTGACGTGCAATTTATCGCACCCGTGACGGTGGGTGATGGAGCCTTCATTGCCGCCGGTTCCACCATCACGGAAAATGTTCCGTCAAAATCACTGGCCATCGCGCGGGGCAGACAGGTGAATAAGAAAAACTGGATCAGAAAAAGGACTATGGACCATGGACTAGGGACCATAGACCGAAAACACAAGAAGAAAGGTCGATAG